The genomic region GGATTTTTAAAGGGAAAAGAAGAAGCGATTGCTAAAGTAACCGCTAATGGAAAAGCATTGCGCTATACTAACGGTGAATTCGAAGGATTTATCGAGTTAAGTGACCGTATTAAAAAAGATCAGCTTGTTGTGATCAAAGCGGAAGATGAAGAGGGATTAATCGGACAGGAATTACTTACCGTTGGTTATCTTTTAGAAGCCGATCAGTATTTTGAAATCGAAAAAACGAAAGATTTTATAACCAATCGTTTTGAAGCCTACAAAGGCGGTATGTTTGCCATATCTGGAGCTAAAATTACCGTACCGGACAGTGCATTGGTAAAATCCAGATTGGTTTCGATTCGGGAGTTACGAAAAATAGATATCGTTCCGTTAGGTTCAGGATTGATCAACGTAACAAAAGGCGGGAAGGCCTATCGTTTTTTACCGGATGGAACAAAATTTGAAAAACCCGTAAAAATTGCATTGGAATATGATAGTCTGCTAATCCCGAAAGGATATACAGCTGCCGATATTAAAACTTTTTATTTTGATACCCAACAAAAAAGATGGATTGAAGTACAAAGAGATCAGGTAGATACGGAAGCAAAAAGTATTGTCTCCGAAACAACCCATTTTACAGATTATATCAACGGAATCATTCAGGTGCCGGAAAGTCCGCAGTCGACAGCATTTGCGCCCACCATGATGAATGATATAAAAGCCGCAGATCCATCAGCAGAAATCACAATGATGAGTCCACCGCAGGCATCATACGACGGTAATGCGAACGTAAGTTATCCGATCAAAATACCGGCCGGAAGAAAAGGAATGCAACCTAATCTTGCCGTACAATATAGCAGCGAATCCAAGGGTGGATGGTTAGGAGAAGGGTGGAATATTTCTGTTCCGGCGATCACATTAGATACCCGTTGGGGAGTTCCGCTTTTTGATGTGCAAAAAGAAACGGAAATTTATACATTGGCAGGAGAGCAGTTAATGTATCCGAAAATGGCCAACGGAGAAGACTATATGCCGAACCGACATATGGATGCCGGTACAGCATCAAACGGATCAACGGTATATAGTACCGAAAAACAGTTACGTTCCTATGCTTTATCCGCAAATAAAAAAGCATTTTCATTTAGAAAGAAAACGGATAATACATTAGTTGAAAGATTTGGTTCAACACCTGCAAATTACTTTTGGAAAGTAACGGCAACCGATGGGACTGTAAGTTGGTATGGTGGAAAAGATGGAGCAATAGTCGATAATGCGGTTATTAAAAATGATAATAATAATATCGTGCATTGGGCGCTTTATATGACGGAAGATGTAAATGGAAACCGAATAAAGTATGTATATGATAATTTTAACCTTGGAGTCCAGTCAGGTGATAATGCAATTCTTACAGGTGGGAGAGTTTTTAATATAAAAAATATTTATTACACCGGTAAAGGAGGAGACGATGGAAAATACCGTGTCGATTTTACAAATGAGACAAATGTAATAAGACCAGATGTGTCTGTAAACAATAGACTGGGAATTAAGCAGATTAATGTATACCGATTGAAAAAGATTGATGTTCTATATAATACAGCATCGATAAGAAGCTATGACTTTGTATATGCGATTGGAAAGTTCAATAAATCATTGCTTAAGACAATTACTGAAAAAGATGCAACGGGACAGATAGCCTATTCTCATAATTTAATGTATTATGATGATTTAGAGAATACCAATTTGTTCAATCAGGGAGTAAAAGTACAGGTCCCGGAAATCGCACCGAATTACCAACTTAGTTTTGGTAATATGCTGAATGCATCAAAAATGAATTCTTCTCAAAATGTTGATAAAGGATGGGAAGTAGAACCGTCTTTAGGGATTCAGTTAAGGTTTTGGAGCATCAGTCAGAATCCGTCGCCTACCTTTATGTTTGGTTTTCCGTTTGGTGAATCTACAACAAAAGAGGTTGGAAAAGTGACTTTAGTTGATATTGATGGAGATGGATTAGAAGATGTGGTATATCAAAAAAGTGATGGACTTTGGTATCTTGGGCATAAAGTTCGGGACTATGATACAACGGAACATTATTTTGATTCCGCCAAAAAAATAAATAAAGCGGGAGAATTTTTTAGAAGTGAGGGTACATCTAAGAACAAGTTTTTAGAAGGATGGAATTTTAAGTTCCAGTTGTTTGGAGCACCATTCTTTTTCGGAACAAAACGATTTAAAAGTAGTTCGGAAACCATTACCTATTTTACAGACGCGAACCATGATGGTTTAATTGACATTGTAAGTAATGGAGTGGTGTATTTTAACCGACTGGATAGTAATGAAACACCAACGTTTTATGCTTCCAGTGAGCTAACACCAAATATGGTAATCACTGCCGATCCAGGTATAAGACCAAATGAAGAGCCAGATCCAGATGATCAGCAGATGGATGTGATGACGGATTATGATGTCGTACGGGTATGGGTATCACCAGCTAGTGGACATGTTATAATAAGAGACCGAATTTCTCTACAAGGAAATAACCCTGAAGATAAGGCAGTCTATTCTATTGAAGTATTAGGAGGAAGAAACATCGGTTACAGACTTTATTTAAAAGAATTAACAGCTGCTCAACCACCGGTAGATGTATTGATTACAGATGATAATGTCCCTTTAGGGGCAGACTTTCTCAATAATAATGGAGTATTAGCAGTTGATAAAAATGTTAAATTCTATTTTAGGCTACATAAAAATACAAATGGCTCTAATGCCGTTTTAAATTCAAATCCTAGTATAGAGTTTGTTGATGAATTTGGAGTGCCGATGGGGCCGCTTTTAGATCCGAACGGAATCGATAATAATAGAAGTAACTATGCAGATTCTTTTATTTTGAGTAAGGAGGACGAAACGGAATTACCAGGGACAGGAACTGTTAAATTTGAGTGGTCCAATTTTACAGTGGCGAATATGTCGGATGATGTGACTTATAAAATTGTAAAATATACGTATGATCTGACTAATCTTCAAGCACAACCGTTGGAGGAGGTGATCTATCAGAAAATTTGCCCGCAAAACTCGAGTACGGTTGTGTCAATGGCAGGGAATACAATGGCTATAGATGTTAGTAACTACGTCATGTCTAATCTCTCAAATAACCAACAAGTTGTTTTTAAATTATTTGTAGAATCTGATTCTAACGTAAAATGGAAAGCAATTGAATGGAAACCAAAATTCACCTATATCCCTGATGCCAATGCAATTACTGGGGGAGTGGTAAATCGAAGCGTCTATAAATATCCGATAGTCAAATATTCAATATATAGAGGATACACAAGTAAATATCGTTTAGGTCCCAATCATAACAATGTATATGGCAGACCTATAATTTGGAATGTGCCTAATACGGTTCAGACCTATGGTTTAAAAATTAATAATATGTTGGAAAGTAATCCAGCTTATCCGTTTACAAATGAAGATAATGGTTCTTTCCTGATGGTAGTAAAGAAAAATGGAAAATATATAGCGAAAAGAAAAATAACGATCCAAAATGGAACAGTCAATGTTTCAAATAATAATGACCCCATCCCTCTTTATACTGGAAATATAAACAGTATTGCGACACCGGTTGATATAAACGTAGAGTTTTATGTTGATGGTGCGCAAAATGATGAGCTTTTTGTAAAATGGAGAGGGTTGGTGCAGAGTCACTATGAGTCTTATATAGCGCCAGATGGTGTTACAATAGTAACAACTTATAAAGATAGAGGTTCGTTAATTTATATTGGTTATGATTGGTCATTACCCTATCAAACTGGATCTTATTATAATCGTGAAGTTCCTTATAGCGCTTACTATACCAGTAAAAGCTATGGAAATTCTCAATATCAATATTGGGGAGAAATATTCAGGTATTCTTTAGAACATTTAGGCTCATTGCATAATGGATGGGGACAGTTTTTGTACAACGAAAATCATGATCCAAATCCCAATACACGATCAGATAGTTATGGAAAACTACTTAATCATAGTGTAATTGCCAATCCGATGTTAGGAATGTCTACCGATATATTGGCAGATATGGGCATTGATACCAGTCAGTGTGATAATGCTCCGGATCCAGGAGCCTGTATACAAGGGGTGTTGACTTCGGCGTTTAATTTGCCGAATGAAAATACTGATTTTTCACAGTATAGCATTCAGGATTTACAAGCGTTGGGTGATTTATTAAACCAGTTTTCGATTAATCCGCCAGCTATTTGTTTATTGGAAGCAAAGCCAACGCGAAATGTGAATGAAAATAACCAAATGATTGAGAAATGGGAAGGTTTTTTTGATACCACATATTCCAGTGCAACGACTATGCGGGCTGGTGATTTTACAACATCGTCTTTTGGAGATATGTTTAATGAAGACGACAGTCATACTCATTTTACAGAGCAAGCGGATATGAATACAGGTATGTTTGCTATTAACAAACAGCATCAAAGTGCATCAAGATCGTATACTGTAGGTTGGGGACCGATTAACTTTAGTCGTAGTAGCTTGAATGATGAGGGATATAGCCAATCAACACGTGAGTTTATGGACTTGAATGGTGACGGATACCCGGAAATATTTCTAACAGACAATCTACAAACAACAACTATGACGGGTGGACATAGAAGCCCGTCGGGAGATCCCGGTTTTGGACATATATCGGTTAGTCATAGTGAAAATAATGGCTTTACCTTAGCTAAAGGATCTATTATTGCAGGGAATAAGAGTACCGGATCCGATTCAAATAGTGATAGCAATGGAAGAGGGGGGGAAGAAAAAAGAGCAATGAATATTGGGAAACCTTCTGATAGAATTGGAGTGTCGGTGAGTCTGGATGGAGATAATCACGGTGAAAACTTTTGGCAGGATGTTAACGGTGACGGATTGCCCGACAGAATTAATATCGATGGCAATGTTTTTAGAGTCCAGTTAAATAAAGGAACAATAGGACAAACGGTATTTGAAAATGCTAATTATAGAAACCTAACATCATATATGAGTACACCAAGTCCGTTGGGAGTAAGTTTAGGTTTTAGTATTGATGGAATGGTTTCAGGCTTATTACAATCTGTACCGCTAGAATTTAGTATTGATATAGGAGCTAGTAGAAATGGAAATAACACAAGAGTTACTTTTGAGGATGTTAATAATGACGGACTTGTAGATATAATTACAAGTAATGGGGTGCGTTTTAATGAAGGGACCCGATTCTCAGATACGGTTTATCCAATCACAGTAAATCTGAATAATGACTCTCAAAGTACTGCTTTATCCATTGCCGGACAGGTAGCCATGTTTTCCCATTTTACAATCTGTTGTAAATTTCTGTTTGTTTATTTTCCTATCCTACATTTTAAATGGGGAGCTAGTGTAGGAGGTAATGCCAATCTTGCGATTACTGAAAACCTGAAGTCATACAGAGATTTTAATAAAGACGGGTTTACCGATATGGTAGCCAAAGACGGAGGGGATTTTATAGTTTATCACTCTAATATTAAAAGAACCAACTTGTTAAAAACAGTTCAGAATCCATTAGGAGGAACTTTTACAGTTGACTATACACCGAAACCGGTTGATTATAACAACCCGCATTCCCGATGGGTAATGTCCGGTCTTGTAATTCATGACGGAAAAACATTGGCTAATGAAGGAGTTGATATTTATAGAAAAAGTTTCGAATACGAAAGAGGACGTTATGACAGACGAGAAAGAGAGTTCTATGGTTACGGAATCGTAAGAACGCTTGATTATAAACCAAATGAACAAGCGTACAGAACTACGATAGCGGAATACCATAACGATAATTATTTCTTAAAAGGATTGGTGAAGAAATCGTATGTAAAAAAAGGCCCTTATTATGGTACAGCCAGCGGTCCTGTATTCTC from Flavobacterium sp. WV_118_3 harbors:
- a CDS encoding RHS repeat-associated core domain-containing protein encodes the protein MDYRNTRYSGIKKNVFQTVHYIVLIGMLHSTFVAPAQGILEAYFKPSNIQYYAGSMAKKHPERLFGNSDTTTLSNQVGQIKTEPIRVSDDISTVKTVTTAVKQWVADIPSGIIGSTKEMPMDSPSDNVFKFNIDALPDSRDYNVYLKYDVYGVDGVNAVSRSINDRLATGGYIVKETKNWSQQKEEIDGDWLKNGENKVVFATPERSTYQYSIKNVTIAVEKKKPLEIAPTVVVHNSDITLSKDNKIYIKGFLKGKEEAIAKVTANGKALRYTNGEFEGFIELSDRIKKDQLVVIKAEDEEGLIGQELLTVGYLLEADQYFEIEKTKDFITNRFEAYKGGMFAISGAKITVPDSALVKSRLVSIRELRKIDIVPLGSGLINVTKGGKAYRFLPDGTKFEKPVKIALEYDSLLIPKGYTAADIKTFYFDTQQKRWIEVQRDQVDTEAKSIVSETTHFTDYINGIIQVPESPQSTAFAPTMMNDIKAADPSAEITMMSPPQASYDGNANVSYPIKIPAGRKGMQPNLAVQYSSESKGGWLGEGWNISVPAITLDTRWGVPLFDVQKETEIYTLAGEQLMYPKMANGEDYMPNRHMDAGTASNGSTVYSTEKQLRSYALSANKKAFSFRKKTDNTLVERFGSTPANYFWKVTATDGTVSWYGGKDGAIVDNAVIKNDNNNIVHWALYMTEDVNGNRIKYVYDNFNLGVQSGDNAILTGGRVFNIKNIYYTGKGGDDGKYRVDFTNETNVIRPDVSVNNRLGIKQINVYRLKKIDVLYNTASIRSYDFVYAIGKFNKSLLKTITEKDATGQIAYSHNLMYYDDLENTNLFNQGVKVQVPEIAPNYQLSFGNMLNASKMNSSQNVDKGWEVEPSLGIQLRFWSISQNPSPTFMFGFPFGESTTKEVGKVTLVDIDGDGLEDVVYQKSDGLWYLGHKVRDYDTTEHYFDSAKKINKAGEFFRSEGTSKNKFLEGWNFKFQLFGAPFFFGTKRFKSSSETITYFTDANHDGLIDIVSNGVVYFNRLDSNETPTFYASSELTPNMVITADPGIRPNEEPDPDDQQMDVMTDYDVVRVWVSPASGHVIIRDRISLQGNNPEDKAVYSIEVLGGRNIGYRLYLKELTAAQPPVDVLITDDNVPLGADFLNNNGVLAVDKNVKFYFRLHKNTNGSNAVLNSNPSIEFVDEFGVPMGPLLDPNGIDNNRSNYADSFILSKEDETELPGTGTVKFEWSNFTVANMSDDVTYKIVKYTYDLTNLQAQPLEEVIYQKICPQNSSTVVSMAGNTMAIDVSNYVMSNLSNNQQVVFKLFVESDSNVKWKAIEWKPKFTYIPDANAITGGVVNRSVYKYPIVKYSIYRGYTSKYRLGPNHNNVYGRPIIWNVPNTVQTYGLKINNMLESNPAYPFTNEDNGSFLMVVKKNGKYIAKRKITIQNGTVNVSNNNDPIPLYTGNINSIATPVDINVEFYVDGAQNDELFVKWRGLVQSHYESYIAPDGVTIVTTYKDRGSLIYIGYDWSLPYQTGSYYNREVPYSAYYTSKSYGNSQYQYWGEIFRYSLEHLGSLHNGWGQFLYNENHDPNPNTRSDSYGKLLNHSVIANPMLGMSTDILADMGIDTSQCDNAPDPGACIQGVLTSAFNLPNENTDFSQYSIQDLQALGDLLNQFSINPPAICLLEAKPTRNVNENNQMIEKWEGFFDTTYSSATTMRAGDFTTSSFGDMFNEDDSHTHFTEQADMNTGMFAINKQHQSASRSYTVGWGPINFSRSSLNDEGYSQSTREFMDLNGDGYPEIFLTDNLQTTTMTGGHRSPSGDPGFGHISVSHSENNGFTLAKGSIIAGNKSTGSDSNSDSNGRGGEEKRAMNIGKPSDRIGVSVSLDGDNHGENFWQDVNGDGLPDRINIDGNVFRVQLNKGTIGQTVFENANYRNLTSYMSTPSPLGVSLGFSIDGMVSGLLQSVPLEFSIDIGASRNGNNTRVTFEDVNNDGLVDIITSNGVRFNEGTRFSDTVYPITVNLNNDSQSTALSIAGQVAMFSHFTICCKFLFVYFPILHFKWGASVGGNANLAITENLKSYRDFNKDGFTDMVAKDGGDFIVYHSNIKRTNLLKTVQNPLGGTFTVDYTPKPVDYNNPHSRWVMSGLVIHDGKTLANEGVDIYRKSFEYERGRYDRREREFYGYGIVRTLDYKPNEQAYRTTIAEYHNDNYFLKGLVKKSYVKKGPYYGTASGPVFSQMENFYELRKILANGQMDTNSSLPLTFDVGGKEGRRQAGVVMVKTRNEVYELGTNTIVSESRMKYDGYGRVTDYINDGDLATTADNYSSTVSYHNDAVLVAKNILNVPKEIKVFDSSSGSSVLKRRRITDEINPNTGAIGAILAYKDAGSFVKTTMEYDGFGNLTRVEFPRNHNNQAFWYMYGYDTATNKYVTQIDDAFGYYSTTEYDPKFDKVLETIDIGGSIAQYQYDTFGRLVTVKGPKELVAAISDYTIKFKYYPTHADLGANPCVSSTDFLPVAVTTHYDEQHDPNAIETFTFMDGLGRPMQVKKDIEINTGTIDKPVYEEAMSVSGWVYYDDYGRGIRQYNPTYEGKSCAVNYKINQQVVPYFSKTEYDELDRVVKTTDQDGKEATMTYTVDTDQNGSMALKTRSVTDQNGSQEVISEIFKDINGRVNMTKNVGPSGDIWTKFNYNGIGELLAYVDAEDLTTTYDYDDLGRKTEVTHPDNGTTKYAYDNAGNLTKLETANLTNAGTAISYEYEYNRPIKIKFPPTASGVNISDVTYKYGNGGPVTGRLVYQKDASGEQHFDYGSMGELIYNKRTVVGPNIPTRVFETYFEYDSWNRLKKMTYPDGERVSYYYDLGGNLNRVLGNVASTDYEYIQRIDYDHYEQRTYLLYGNNTETKYTYSPSLRRLSNLNVKTAAQQNMFNNNYAYDNVGNVRTISNNAPYNPTNQLGGTYEHTFKYDNLNRLTSGRGSFIGFVNRETNNNSDYSSDMEYNDTHGIKVKNQTHAVNSYLTNPDNTYSNNYEYISGSHRVKSIVDSNTGNMEDFKYDLNGNMTVRSTSVGMNTSMYWDESNRLRVVDKDGQMQHYIYDAIGERILKGTSRVEQVFENGTLVNGSGVSFEAYTTYPSAYVVVDGRGEYSKHYYAGAQRIVSRIGESDASIFERLDKTELDIKKLQLAQKTDLEQMVSKSDNGKVYFKDYKPEILTKEKDGEELESERASQVTEQFPYTDIYYYHPDHLGSSTYLTDANGMPYQFFLNLPFGETMVEMHSFTENYASPYKFNGKELDSETGMYYYGARYYDPKISIWLSVDPLAQNYQGWNPYNYTMQNPINLIDPDGMQSVDPPGFFKRIGDWFKSTFKGAKETGYQEIEKTNDVAYTVNLNDIVVQRNKETIPCNTCHHNSQLNPSILSGFSFLRDIFDRQSGYVQMDGEMKTDFLGDNPGKKGVIYNAVESPWAPGPTLYATKFSKVLEDIKLFADLFSTEMEMTGIMKNRNDKDVQFKTFIYSDTVRLKTNRFDDFGGFGGTVNGYKIKEKKGYMFINGKDTLKLK